One window from the genome of Sesamum indicum cultivar Zhongzhi No. 13 linkage group LG15, S_indicum_v1.0, whole genome shotgun sequence encodes:
- the LOC105178241 gene encoding uncharacterized protein LOC105178241 has protein sequence MALLGDDGRGYELARKLESHGVWRSWLGDALYSTFIPFLSSPAAWEAFMRADDSKTKPQIHLQLRARALLFDKASASLFIQSASSAPISQLNPNYLELHGDDVYFTLENGAQDGEQRQPLLAAPSTTSSKGLSKTSIGVGSRFSESEVDAGSQRFKLEAMPETWYSQFFEKYRASKSYRLMFGDRESEKRTPEQMSTYLRVLENHKRRRIAFKDNASNLQSNSVMGESTALDDTPLFPETMFTLNCVPDSAVSKTSRLENNQKVQFNGVLDNLPQIMPKSPVMSPIMIERLGIRPEYLNMEQGHQTRGKNGYQGSRKLLGQEQALQMSHKVVARLLTNVGFESSSDSSLEVLAQFLSCHISKLGRILKLLADSYRKQCSATELLKMFLQTAGYSNLGALAELMKDNSKNVVQQNQQQVLGIQAQLQSQLQSQQQPSVQQSQQVLRQMSPQMQQMNNPQYLAFQQQQQWERMRRRQQQAAAPRPGMSMNMNMNMNMNMNMDKDRPLVQVKMENPSDFPMDANSFPTMTSRHPQLQQLRQQQLAAISSLHAQANSNAFRPMTSLQIPQVQSPNMTMARAPPVKVEGFQELMGGDSSMKHDSEENKLLSPQK, from the exons ATGGCGCTGTTGGGGGATGACGGGCGGGGCTACGAGCTGGCGCGGAAGCTGGAGAGCCACGGCGTGTGGCGGTCGTGGCTCGGTGACGCTCTTTACTCCACCTTCATTCCCTTCCTCTCCTCCCCAGCCGCCTGGGAAGCCTTTATGCGAGCTGATGACTCCAAGACTAAGCCTCAGATCCACCTCCAGCTCCGCGCACGTGCTCTCCTCTTCGATAAGGCCTCCGCTTCGCTCTTTATCCAATCCGCTTCATCCGCACCCATCTCTCAGCTCAATCCTAATT ATTTGGAATTGCATGGAGATGATGTGTATTTCACTTTGGAAAATGGTGCACAAGATGGAGAGCAACGCCAACCTCTCTTGGCTGCTCCAAGCACGACCTCATCAAAg GGGCTTTCTAAAACATCTATTGGTGTTGGTTCAAGATTTAGTGAATCAGAAGTTGATGCTGGTTCCCAAAGATTTAAGCTGGAAGCAATGCCTGAAACATGGTATAGTCAGTTCTTTGAGAAATATAGGGCAAGTAAATCTTACAGATTGATGTTTGGGGATAGAGAATCAGAAAAACGAACACCTGAACAGATGTCCACTTATCTTAGAGTGCTTGAGAATCACAAACGAAGAAGAATAGCTTTCAAGGACAATGCATCAAACTTGCAATCAAACTCAGTAATGGGTGAAAGTACTGCGCTTGATGATACACCTCTTTTCCCGGAAACAATGTTTACTTTAAATTGTGTTCCTGATAGTGCAGTCTCAAAAACAAGCAGATTAGAGAACAATCAGAAAGTGCAGTTCAATGGGGTTCTGGACAACTTGCCTCAGATCATGCCGAAGAGCCCGGTGATGAGCCCTATTATGATTGAGAGGCTTGGTATCAGGCCTGAATATTTAAACATGGAACAAGGACATCAAACTCGTGGAAAGAATGGATATCAAGGGAGCAGGAAACTTCTTGGTCAGGAACAAGCATTACAGATGTCGCATAAGGTGGTAGCGCGGTTGCTAACCAATGTGGGATTTGAATCTTCTTCAGATTCATCTTTAGAAGTTCTGGCACAGTTTTTAAGTTGTCATATCAGTAAATTAGGGCGCATCTTAAAGCTCCTTGCTGATAGTTATAGAAAGCAGTGTTCAGCCACCGAATTACTCAAGATGTTCCTTCAAACTGCAGGATATAG TAACCTAGGGGCCCTGGCTGAGCTGATGAAGGATAATAGTAAAAATGTGGTACAGCAAAATCAGCAGCAGGTGCTGGGTATCCAGGCACAGCTGCAGTCACAATTGCAGTCACAGCAGCAACCTTCCGTTCAGCAGTCACAGCAG GTCCTAAGGCAAATGAGTCCACAGATGCAGCAAATGAATAATCCTCAGTATCTGGCAtttcagcagcagcagcagtggGAGAGGATGAGAAGGAGGCAACAGCAGGCAGCAGCACCTCGTCCTGGCATGAGCATGAACATGAACATGAATATGAATATGAATATGAATATGGACAAGGACAGACCTCTGGTGCAAGTGAAGATGGAGAATCCATCTGACTTTCCAATGGATGCAAATTCTTTCCCAACAATGACTTCCAGACACCCCCAGTTGCAACAGTTGCGGCAACAACAACTGGCTGCAATATCATCTCTACATGCTCAAGCCAACAGCAATGCATTTAGGCCGATGACTTCTCTTCAAATTCCACAAGTCCAATCACC GAACATGACAATGGCAAGGGCTCCACCTGTGAAGGTTGAAGGTTTTCAGGAGCTGATGGGTGGAGATTCTTCCATGAAGCATGATTCGGAGGAAAATAAGCTACTTTCTCCTCAAAAGTAG
- the LOC105178405 gene encoding putative UDP-rhamnose:rhamnosyltransferase 1, with product MVISSYMIGLSAHLLPTVTTRLGILLFFSIFGAWFPLPAFLGNTEALINGLEGWTRPEDHMAPPERVTFETKPLWLKLLEELHQIVVMPLGVTPLHVDHNSSYSANEAWASVKDWLCSENKESQVNPAGSIKEDKIERPNGVKERIKGGGVVRRNRATWINILGHGSLGAFLSNSGWSALLCCCQFRETNG from the exons ATGGTGATATCATCATATATGATTGGTCTGTCTGCTCATTTGTTGCCCACGGTTACAACTAGGCTTGGAATTTTGCTCTTCTTTTCCATCTTTGGTGCATGGTTCCCACTTCCCGCTTTCCTTGGAAACACAGAGGCTTTGATCAATGGTCTAGAAGGTTGGACTAGACCGGAGGATCACATGGCTCCACCAGAAAGGGTAACTTTTGAGACTAAG CCTCTATGGTTGAAGCTGCTAGAAGAGCTTCACCAGATAGTGGTGATGCCACTTGGAGTAACGCCTCTGCATGTGGATCACAACTCCAGCTATAGTGCAAATGAAGCATGGGCTTCTGTCAAAGATTGGCTTTGCAGCGAAAACAAAGAGTCTCAGGT AAACCCAGCTGGGTCGATTAAGGAGGACAAGATTGAGCGGCCGAATGGAGTTAAAGAGAGAATCAAGGGGGGAGGAGTTGTACGGAGGAATAGGGCAACTTGGATAAACATACTTGGCCATGGTTCATTAGGTGCTTTCTTGAGTAACAGTGGATGGAGTGCCCTCTTATGCTGTTGCCAGTTCAGGGAGACCAATGGTTAA